One genomic region from Lineus longissimus chromosome 6, tnLinLong1.2, whole genome shotgun sequence encodes:
- the LOC135489992 gene encoding nucleoprotein TPR-like: MSFESNADLTPEGLSRELNSPSVSSQASMLSDNGESGDIPADQAWYGHFQGELSNLPKDSYVERLLELTGENTVQIDLFRSWLSDKAKAARPDDCPTSEPIKRKSTKGGGTKHVKNANDCYLLQSFLDGATVHDIYEVYRSHSRGSTPADINRRQLILDQAIRHVRIAPANSCATSVDVHEQGVEVETDQETSNIRITANTNPVHGPKLLSMADICACVCRLENDMASFKNTHSDPALELEQYKELNKAVSHDFNANKVKLAELTATVSRLDAENGNLQAQVTNLHREKDEKDHATLNDPITDIVALKESVGSFETELNRIRDKVTDSQEPDKISNRGKTFVKQTKSDIASVLARMEACEAAYEGLQAALKEHQQEYSSLKAECHKLQRDLSDTRSELSDASRKREALAKDNERLRGKCETFENLPKEFKEVKIAFERIKDTRDSGVAKLRNDVKQVKTDVKNTETILNELDSKFKDLRKGLDAVKSKASDTERKVANELKSQKDSYATRTRNEQHKDASAQTVAGNQPSTRVKGTQPLGDASAVHHSERAALARRAEQGILPPQQVERMGAQPQHIERMITPTTQQTERAVPPPKQIETVVFSNQCMVKNRPNPDIDSGVDSYRTNEQGCGEFTGVTRKPRRRRAPLFVGFISPRTTVDSILRFLVGHKVIEPHVRLMKSKIRGTQSAKVIVDLQDKDMLLHEDFWPAGVLCREWMD; encoded by the coding sequence ATGAGTTTTGAGAGCAACGCAGATCTCACGCCAGAAGGACTTTCAAGGGAGTTAAATTCTCCTTCGGTTTCCTCACAGGCATCCATGTTGTCCGACAATGGCGAAAGTGGCGATATACCCGCTGATCAGGCCTGGTACGGCCACTTTCAAGGAGAACTCTCAAATCTCCCTAAAGACTCGTACGTCGAAAGATTACTCGAGCTGACAGGAGAGAACACTGTGCAGATAGATCTGTTTAGATCATGGCTGTCCGATAAGGCTAAAGCAGCCCGGCCAGACGATTGTCCGACTTCTGAACCCATCAAACGCAAAAGCACCAAGGGTGGTGGGACCAAGCACGTCAAAAATGCTAATGACTGTTATTTGCTCCAGTCTTTCTTGGACGGGGCCACAGTTCACGATATTTATGAGGTTTATCGCTCGCATAGCAGAGGTTCAACCCCTGCGGATATCAATAGAAGGCAGCTGATCCTCGACCAAGCCATACGCCATGTCCGAATCGCGCCTGCCAACTCATGCGCTACCAGTGTAGATGTACATGAACAAGGTGTTGAAGTGGAAACCGATCAGGAAACCTCAAACATTCGCATAACCGCAAATACTAATCCAGTGCATGGCCCAAAGCTTCTCTCAATGGCGGACATTTGCGCGTGTGTGTGTAGGCTTGAAAATGACATGGCTTCTTTCAAAAACACTCATAGCGATCCCGCGCTTGAGCTCGAACAGTATAAAGAGCTTAATAAAGCAGTGTCACACGATTTTAATGCAAACAAAGTCAAACTTGCAGAACTTACTGCAACTGTCTCAAGGCTCGATGCTGAAAATGGTAACCTGCAAGCGCAGGTCACTAATCTGCACCGGGAAAAGGATGAAAAAGACCACGCAACTCTGAACGATCCGATCACCGATATCGTTGCGCTGAAAGAATCTGTGGGCTCGTTTGAGACAGAACTGAACCGAATTCGGGATAAAGTTACTGATTCTCAAGAGCCAGACAAAATCTCGAATCGAGGCAAAACGTTCGTTAAACAGACAAAATCCGATATCGCTTCCGTACTTGCTAGGATGGAGGCCTGTGAAGCAGCGTACGAAGGCCTTCAAGCTGCCCTAAAGGAGCACCAGCAGGAGTACTCCTCGTTAAAGGCAGAGTGCCACAAACTGCAAAGGGATCTCAGTGACACGCGTTCGGAGTTGTCGGATGCGAGCCGGAAACGCGAGGCCCTAGCTAAGGATAACGAGAGACTGCGGGGTAAATGTGAGACCTTTGAGAATCTGCCGAAAGAAttcaaggaggtgaaaattgcTTTTGAGCGCATAAAGGACACGCGCGACTCGGGTGTGGCAAAGTTGCGCAATGACGTCAAACAGGTAAAAACGGACGTCAAAAACACCGAGACTATCTTGAATGAACTTGACTCTAAATTCAAAGATCTGCGCAAAGGGCTTGACGCAGTCAAGTCCAAGGCCTCTGATACCGAAAGGAAAGTAGCAAACGAATTGAAGTCCCAAAAGGATAGCTATGCTACTCGTACCCGCAATGAGCAACATAAGGATGCCAGCGCACAAACGGTCGCGGGAAACCAGCCATCCACTCGTGTCAAAGGCACTCAACCTCTCGGTGATGCATCAGCGGTCCACCATTCAGAACGAGCAGCCTTGGCCAGGAGGGCTGAGCAAGGGATCCTCCCGCCCCAGCAAGTTGAACGAATGGGGGCTCAACCCCAGCATATCGAACGGATGATCACCCCCACTACCCAGCAAACTGAACGAGCGGTCCCTCCACCCAAGCAAATTGAAACAGTCGTCTTCTCCAATCAGTGCATGGTAAAGAACAGACCGAACCCGGATATCGACTCTGGGGTAGATAGCTACAGAACGAACGAGCAGGGCTGCGGGGAATTCACTGGCGTGACCAGAAAACCTCGACGGCGGAGGGCGCCCCTATTCGTGGGGTTCATCTCGCCCCGGACCACCGTTGACTCAATACTTAGGTTCTTAGTTGGTCACAAAGTGATCGAGCCGCACGTTAGACTCATGAAAAGCAAAATTAGAGGCACCCAGTCAGCTAAAGTCATTGTTGACCTACAGGACAAGGACATGTTGCTCCATGAGGACTTCTGGCCAGCCGGTGTCCTCTGTCGGGAGTGGATGGATTAG